The Tenebrio molitor chromosome 2, icTenMoli1.1, whole genome shotgun sequence DNA segment ggagTCTAGATAACAGATCCTTAACAAGATATATTGGTTAAAAAtggtatttttatatttaatagttgatcaaaacatttaattttgacagttttggcAACCACTGAACGGTTGTGATCGATGAGTATGAGTGGATCCCACCAATACCAACCATTAATAATaacataaccccactttttcatttttctccaAACAGCGCTGCCTGTTGTAATTTTGGTTTTGAAGGCGATGTTGGTGTTTTTTGGTTCTGGCATAGACTATTCCAAATTTTGGAATACATATCGTTACTTTCTATGACATTATTTCACCAATAACATTTCatattcaaacattttttttgacagtctTGTGACGTTGGTGtaatgagttttattattacataggTGGACTACAAGAGCTACCTTTTGGACTTCAAAAGTTTGGTGAACGAAGAGGCGGAGTCAAACCTAGCGACTTCCATTTTGGGGTCAGCGGCGACCCCAGTACAGTCCGGCAACACGACTTTAAACACAAAACCAAAGGGACACTACACTATGGAATTTTTCGAAATGTGCGCCGCCTTAATCATTCAGTTAGCCCGTTAAATTAAGACAAAATAATCgtactaattaaaaaaaaaaaattaatatcgctatctgtaataacaataattggaAGGATTGTTTGATTTTAGCTGTGtagtaattttttaagtgattTTATCAGTGATATGAATTAGATGAAACAAAGGTATTAGCCGCTTTTAAAAAGCCATTAGTTTTGTAAACTGGTTAGCTTTGGTGATAATATTTATGTTACTATTATCTTGTAGTTTTTGTTGTGtaaataagttgtaaaataatACAGAACAGTTTTATTGTAATTCGGTTATCATTACAAATTAATATAGTCTCTTAGTAGCCATGTCTCTCTTGTAATGTTCCTCCATGAGATTCGTCTTCTCCATTCTGTCAGCGGCGATCTTCTGGATTTTCTCCAACAAGTCAGGATAGGGATGTATGGCCTTGATGAAGTCCTTCCTGTCTAGTCTGTACAATTCGCAAGTTTCTACGGCGATAACGGAAGCGACTCGAGACGGTTCCGGATTCACCAGTGCGATCTCGCCGAAGTGATCGCCGTCCTCCAAGTGACAAACTTCCTTGCCGGAAGTCGTGTACACAGCTACGGTTCCGGTGGATATGAAGTACATGCAATTCCCAGGAGAGTTGGCTTTAACAACAACATCATTGGTCAAGTAAATTTCAGAACGCAAGCAAGACACTATCCGGACGAGCAAATTCAACGGAAGATCTCTGAAGAACTCCACATTTTCGACCAACTGCCTGCACGTCTGCATCACGATTTCTTGCCGCAGCTGTCCGGAAATAGTTGCGTAGATTTCGTTCTCCCTAAAATAGCTTTTCTGAAAATGGAATTCGTAATAAGTCAGTATTCTCTTCTGCGTGTATAAGGGGAGCTGCTTGTGGCGCATGAACTCGACCAGTTGTTTCACCATTTGGGAGTACTTCATTTTGGGGGAAGTTTTGGCTCTCAAGAACTCGATGACCCTCGCTGAAAGATAGTTTGTGATTTTTGCGCAAAGAAACTGTGGTGATTAAACCTAGAAGGTAAATCTGCACGAATTTGGAGAGGAACCACAAGATTGTGGTCATcatgaattcgtaattgtttTCTGGCTCTTCGACACCGTACGAAGCCGTGTAAATAAGGAGGGCCCCGTCGTAGAGGCTCCGCGAGATGGCTTTGAAAGACGATGTGTTTTTGTAGGCAGCGCTGCAAGAAGAAAATTGCTGAGCAGCTCTAATCTTATCAGATTCATACTAATTCTTTTTGTCATCGAACAATAGATATCCAAATATTTGTGTGCAGGAGAGTATGTGCCAAAATATGAGCATCGTGAGAACCATGAGGACGCCGTGGCGCACATAGAAATCCACGCCAAATATCTACAAAACGTTTTTTGAAACGGTCGGATACAAATAGTTGTTAATACGTTGCAGAGTTTTGTCGCAAGAGTGTTGAAGGTGAAGAAACGCATATATTTAAGAGTGGAGAGCAACTGTAGCATTATTATTTCCAAACGCTGGTGCGAGTGATAATTCATAGATATGAATAAATCGAAATGGGTCGGGATAGACGACAGAAAATCTATCAGAAATCTGGTTTTCAAATAGTGCCTGCATCAAGAAGTGTGATTTACATAGTTCAAACAAAGCGTGTCTCTGTTACGTCACTATTTTATGGTGATGAAGTACAACTTCTTTTTTCGACTCGTCGTAATAGCCTGTTATGGAATTGACGCCGATATCTACGCAACATATCAAATCTGTGACCATTCTTACAGCGAGAAAGTAAACGGAGGTAAAAAATGGCATGGTCACATTGAATGCAAAAAACCCAACATCCAACGGTACCAAAATCAACTGAACAAAGCAAATAAACGTCATGAACAGTTCCCACCAAATCCTGCGTAAAATACGAGTGAAAACTTGAACtttgtttgaaataaaaaattaccgcGCACTGCTAAAGGGATGAATGCTTGAGGGGTGGTATCGGATGTGACGCTGCTTCTCCTTTTCGATTGCCCCGTGACTTCTCAGATGAATCGCACACGATTTGCAGATTTTTTCGTGCACCAGAATGCTTCTCATCCAACCCCGTTTTATTTTATCCCAGTATGTATTACCAGGAAATCGCTTCTCGACCTCGTCGTCCTCCGCCAGCATTTCACACTCATGGCCCAAGGTGGAGAACTTGTCCCAATATTAGATAGGAAATAAAATGCACATAACGCAAACTCACCACTTTGTTGTATTTCGGAGTGGTCATTTTAACGAATATTCAGTAAAATTACTCCAAGTTAAACTTTTTGCTTATTTATCTTGACTTGAATATTTACTATAGGAACGCCATTTACGCCaactaaaaattcaatttacgagtaaaattatccaaattatttttattaaaaccatTAAAACTGCACCTATTGTTAATTTCTATTCTAAAAAGATTCAgaagaatacatttttgaaaatgccgCCTCAGCAGGTTAACCAATGTCACCAGCAAGTACTACCAatcacaacaataaataacttgTTAATGTTGTTATCTGGCTGCGACTCGCGTGTTCGGAGAAGTGCGCTGCATTTTCCAGTAAGTGAATTgataatagtaaaaaaaaattgtgcgtAAACCCGTAAGTATGTTCTATGAACGTTTTGTGGTAAGTGTATAGTAAACATTTGTGAGCCTCATGAACAAAAACTGCAGTCAGTGTTTTCACTCGCGTATAGGCCAAGGAATATAAACGAAAAATGACGGAGCCGCACCTGAagatttacacaattttagaTAATAAAGTATTCGAAGTTCCCTACAATTTATCTACAACTGCGGAAGATGTTTGTACATATGTTTGTAAACAGATCGGGGTGTTAACAATCGCGAGACACCTGTTCGCTCTACGGGTGCCGGGCAAACAAAACTTCTTACGTCCGTCGTCGCAATTTAACGAGAAAGGCACACGCTTCGATTTGCGCATTCGGTATAAAGTGCCAAGTATAActaaattgagaaaaattgatGAGAAAGCTTATGACTACTATTTCCATCAAGCCAGGAACGATGTTTTGGAGAACAAGATTCCTGATATTGTCTATGAGAAATATCGACGTGAACTGGTGGGTTTGGGCATCACAGACATGTACAGAGTCATGCTGGAGAAAGATATTCCAAGAGAGACTGTAGAGaatgaatataaaaaatacatccCTAAAGAAGTTATAAAAAGACattctttttttatcaaaaaacccATACATGATACTCTGGGAAAACTACAAAAGTCTAAACTTGAAGCTAAATATGTGAAAACAGAGTATTTGAAGCAACTTGATAATATAGCTCCAGAATATCTTTCAGAAGTGTACAAAGCAGTCACTGAGGAAGATGGATCCATTTGTTCTGTCTTTGTTAAGGTCGCTTCTGTGGTTAATGTGGAAACTGACATCAAATATTGCTTGGAATCAAAGAAAGacgtaaaagagaaaaatttgagtggataatttttttaattttttttttttaggtatGGCATCAGATTTGTACAATTAAGGAGCTCGGTTTCATTTCAATAAGAGATGATGATGGTACTGTGGAGATCAGCAGGAAAAATGGAATCCCTTtctatttgaaatttaattcagTTTTGACCATGTTCTCTTTTATAAGTCTCTTAGATGGCTACTATAGACTCACCTGCAAAtggatttttaatatttgcaaGGATGTTCCAACACCATCACTTCAAAAACTATATGCCATGAAGTGCCATGGTCCCATAGGGTAAAGAACCTGCTGatcaattttgataaataaaaataatttcaatttacaGGGGCGAATTTTCTTATGCCAAACTTGAAGAAAAACGAAGCAACCGTCCAGGTTGCTTTATTATAAGAGAaagcgctgtaaaatacaatGACTACTACATTGATGTTTGTACCAAAGACAGGTAGAcagtcatttaaatttttaaagagttgtggtattttctttttattgcagttcaaattcaaaaccaaAAACATTCAAGTTGGAACGAATAACTGGCGACGAATTTATATTTAGTGATGATTTGACAAGATACAAGAGCATTCAACAACTGATGCAGGCTTACAATGATCCAAATGGTGctatttttttacaagaatGTTTACCGCCGTCAGAATATGGTAGTTTAACATTGTTATTGATGTGTTgtagttgttattttttttatttatagataATTCACCACTGCTGCTCTGTAGAAGTGATAATTTTCCTGGAGAATCTGTGACAGATAGTTCACACTTGAGTACAGTCATGCCAACAACACCATTGTGCATCAGTTGTAAAGACCTTCAAGTTTTTAAAGGTAAAGCCAATGCAAATAACCAGgtcaaaaatatacaaataaaCGTTAAGTTGATGTAAAATTTAGTCAAGGGGTGTAATGTAATGTGTAATGTAATTTTGGATGAACGTGAAGGTCAGCTGTCAGCAGTTGCCAAATCAGTAATGCCAACCTGACAACACAGTAACACACATCATAGCCTACTTCTACATTTATTAtcaagaaatgtcaaatataatatttaaaagttgaggttaaagtaataatttaaaattctacaGCCTAGATATTTTGGACAAATCTAAAATTCTGAGAACAACAAACGAGATTTGctctttttcattttacttCGTTTAAGTTTGAAAACTTCATGAAGTTCCGTTTCTGGTTGAAATTATCATTTTTGCTACCGATTTTGACGGATATGGGTGACGGTGAAGAAGTTGAAAATCTCACAGATATCTCTGCTTGTAAATTAAGTCACAAAGGCTTAGAATATATGGGTGACATCGCTAAGACCGAATCGTGGGTCAGATGTCAATCTTGGACATCAAATGACCCCCACGTCATTGCCGATACTATAGTCGATGACATGTTTCCTGAATTATCCCGAAAGAAAGCGAAAAATTACTGTAGAAATCCAACAAAAGATCCCGAGGGACCATGGTGTTATACAATGAACATGGatctcaaatttgaaacttgCGGGATACCTTTGTGTTCAGTGAGCGAATGTAGAGTGACAGGTCCTGGAATGGAATACTCGGGAAAGCACAACAGAGGACTGTCAGGTTTTTAATCGTTTCTAATTCATTAGACCGTAAGATAAGTGTTAAGTTTTTAGACAAAAAGTGTTTGAAATGGAATAAAGAGCGGAGTAAAGTTAAAGAAGGGGATGGGTATAAGTCGTACgacattttcaacaaaaaacgcTTCCCCGAAGGTTCAGCCTCGAAAGCGAAAAAGTATTGCAGGAACCCCAACGGTGACACAGGAGGCCCTTGGTGCTTTGTAGAAAATGAAGACACCGACGAGATCGAAAAAGAGTACTGCGACGTACCCTTTTGTCACGTTTCTGAGTGTGAGGTTTTTACGCGAAACACCCAAAACTACACCCACTACACCGATTTCAACGATACCTTGACGCAGTTCAATTTTGGCGTGAAATTGTGGGATTCCGATGCGTACATGCAGGCAAGCGCCAAGTTGATAATTTCGCAACTCGCTCTGCCTTTGAACGGACAagaaatcgaagatttgggcATTGGActtgaaattttcatctcgAATAAAGGCAGCGCTTTGAGTTTTGGTAACAAAGACAAACCGGAGTTTGAAGAGACTCGCGACGTTCTACAGTCGACGGATTTTACAATGTTCACTCTGTCGTGGACCGCTCCGTTCATCAGTTTGTCATATGAAGGCCAGATCAAACCGATTTTCTTGGCCGAgtacaaaacaaagaaaaacctCCTGGGCTATCGGAAAAATGTGTTCAATTTTTACTCGGCTGTGGGCACCGACGTCGTCTGGTCGTTCCCGTTTTGCATGGACGACTTCGAATGCGACGTCCAAACCACCACCGGTTCTGAGTTCCAACAGTATTGGCCCCTGAAGAGCAACGAAGTTGGGCAGGAGTTGCAGTTTTATTTGAGAGCGTTTCATTCTGTGTACCTCATTTTTGTGCCAACCCCAACTGTGAATTATccaaacacaaaatttataattcaacGCTCGAACCAAATGTCACGAATCACGGTCAGTTTTAAAGAAGATTCCAGCGTCATCATCAAGGAATTGCCCCTACCTGACATGCTAGACTACTGGAACTGGCGCGAATTCTCCATTACGTTCTTCGCGGATACTATGCAGTTTTATTGGACTAAAAGCGTCGGTACTAACATGATCTTCGAAATAAAACATGAATTGTTCAGGAGCATGCGTTGGTTTTCTCCCAGCTCTGACACAATAGCGCATTGGACTTTCTTCTGTATGCCACCTCCAGTTTCGAACCCACCTCCAGCCCTCCCACCCGAATGCGCTCTGAacaaagaagaagaagacTACAAGGGAACCCAAGACGTCACTTATTCAGGCATGCCTTGTTTGCCGTGGTCCGCCAGAAAGCTTCCACCCAGCGAAATCGAGCACTTCCCAAACAACACTGCCTTGACGTCTTGGAATTACTGCAGAGATCCGTCTGGAGACAAAAAAGGCACTTACTGTTACACATTCGCACCTGATAAAAAcgtcgaaaaaaattactgtcGTTTGAGAAAATGCAAGTCGGAGGAATGCAGAATGGCGGGGACCGGAAACGATTATGTGGGGACTCTTTCGGTGACGCGTTCGAACAGAACTTGTGATTTTTGGTTTGATAACGCGACAGTTCACAATATAGAGCAGAAGTATTTAAACGAAAGTTTGTACGCCGACAAGAGTGTGAACGACATTCAGAACCACTGTCGCAACCCCGCCAGAGATATGGCCGGAAGTTGGTGTTACACCACCGATGCTGCGGTCCCCAAAGACTTGTGCAACGTCAGAGACTGCGACAGACCCGAAGAGAACATCATCATCGTAACTAAAGCTCTTCACGGTCGAAAGGTTTACATACTCCCCCAGTGGAAGATAACGGGGTTGGAGTTCGGACTGAAACAGTGGAATCCAGACCTGTCTGATGGCATccagtttgattttttccCGATGAaggaagataaaaaaatacagcTAATTCTGGGTGccaaacaaaacgaaaaaattctCTTCCATTACAACAACGAATTGAAAAAAGAGAAGACGTTTCTTCACTTGATATCGCCCGGAAAGTGGACAGATTTCTGGATGGTGATGCGCAAGGGGGAGATTTCTTTGGGGTTCAAAGGTGTGCCGAACAGTTTCTTCGAATACGTAAGCGAAGAAGTTTTCGATCCTATGTTCCTATCATTCAGCACATTAGAAGGTAACCCTATCGGGTTTTTCCTGAAGAGCGACCAGTGTCAAACCGAGAACGTGTCCATAAACAGCTTCACAAAAACCATGCCCGTTGGTTTGTGGTCACCGAAAGAAAGACCCGTCCACCGTAATTTCAGTCTGCTGGTTCGTGGCGAAGGACTCGTGACGATACCCCTCATGTCTTTACCGAATACTGTGGATTCGCACATGCTCCAACTAGACTCGTCAAACAACGAAATAATGCTAAGCTACGTAGGCGAAATTTTGCAAACGAAAAAGTCGAAAGACACCCTCTTCACCGCCCACAACTGGACCGCTTTCGTCTTCAGCTTCAGCGAGAATCATTTGAACATCAGCAAAGAGAACGAGACGATTTTCGCGTATCACAGCGACAAACCTCTGCTGTTCTACTGGTTTTCGTTGGGGATGGAGAGGGGTTCGGTGATCTGGAGTGCCAACTGCGACCCTCTGGACATAGACGGACCCCCGAGGGACGGAGGGTGGTCGGCGTGGTCCCCTTGGCATTGCACGGTGAAGTGTGGGGGCGGCGAAGGGTTTCGGACTCGCACTTGCTCCAATCCGACGCCGAACATCATGGGAAAGTTGTGTCCGGGTTCGCACAAGTCGACCGGAATTTGTAACGATTTCGTGTGCGGAGATGTCAGCCCCAACACTCTCGACAAGATTATAGCGAACCTTCAGACGCATCAGTTCAGTTTCGTTGTTAACGAAGGGCGGTCGGTGGTGTTGGAGAATGATCACGACATGTTGAAAATAATTGCGACGGAATCGCCAGATGCGTACCACGAGTGGACGTTGAACGGGATCTTCCTTCGAGAGGAAGAAAATCGTATCGTGTTCACAGAGGACAATTTGGTGATCAGGAACGTCGACATAGGTGATTCTGGAGTCTACGTGTGTATGTTGTACAGGATAAACAAGAAGAAGGTTGTACTGAGAGTGATCTCTCTTGCTGTTGTCAGCGAAGATTATAGCATTACGACTAGAGCGACTAGATCGTTGGTTTTGCCCTGTAAATCGGTCGTTTTGGGTTACATCTATTCTGACTTGAGCTTGAAACTGTACTTGAACGGTGAAGTTTATAAAGATTTTGGCACGACGATGCTGGCAGCTGTCAATTctgaagattttgacaatttgaacGAGTCTCATACCGGAGACTGGAAATGCGTTGTCGAACAAAAAGATCTGAAACTGTCGTGGGTAACCAATTACGTGAGGATCGAAGTTAAAAAAACGCCTAATTTTTACACGAACTTGATGGAAGATGACTTTAGTAGACCATTTTTTGGTTGGCTGGAAACGGAAGACAATGTTTTTTATGCTTTGATCTTCATCGTCGCCTTTGTTCTTCTTATGGTTGCGTTATTTTTattcgtttattttaaatattgtactATTCAATCTCGTTGGCAATAAATGTATATTAATCGTGCACGTGtttgttttgtattaattAGG contains these protein-coding regions:
- the LOC138123288 gene encoding potassium/sodium hyperpolarization-activated cyclic nucleotide-gated channel 2-like, producing MTTPKYNKVFSTLGHECEMLAEDDEVEKRFPGNTYWDKIKRGWMRSILVHEKICKSCAIHLRSHGAIEKEKQRHIRYHPSSIHPFSSARIWWELFMTFICFVQLILVPLDVGFFAFNVTMPFFTSVYFLAVRMVTDLICCVDIGVNSITGYYDESKKEVVLHHHKIVTHYLKTRFLIDFLSSIPTHFDLFISMNYHSHQRLEIIMLQLLSTLKYMRFFTFNTLATKLCNIFGVDFYVRHGVLMVLTMLIFWHILSCTQIFGYLLFDDKKNYAAYKNTSSFKAISRSLYDGALLIYTASYGVEEPENNYEFMMTTILWFLSKFVQIYLLARVIEFLRAKTSPKMKYSQMVKQLVEFMRHKQLPLYTQKRILTYYEFHFQKSYFRENEIYATISGQLRQEIVMQTCRQLVENVEFFRDLPLNLLVRIVSCLRSEIYLTNDVVVKANSPGNCMYFISTGTVAVYTTSGKEVCHLEDGDHFGEIALVNPEPSRVASVIAVETCELYRLDRKDFIKAIHPYPDLLEKIQKIAADRMEKTNLMEEHYKRDMATKRLY
- the LOC138123281 gene encoding uncharacterized protein, coding for MKFRFWLKLSFLLPILTDMGDGEEVENLTDISACKLSHKGLEYMGDIAKTESWVRCQSWTSNDPHVIADTIVDDMFPELSRKKAKNYCRNPTKDPEGPWCYTMNMDLKFETCGIPLCSVSECRVTGPGMEYSGKHNRGLSDKKCLKWNKERSKVKEGDGYKSYDIFNKKRFPEGSASKAKKYCRNPNGDTGGPWCFVENEDTDEIEKEYCDVPFCHVSECEVFTRNTQNYTHYTDFNDTLTQFNFGVKLWDSDAYMQASAKLIISQLALPLNGQEIEDLGIGLEIFISNKGSALSFGNKDKPEFEETRDVLQSTDFTMFTLSWTAPFISLSYEGQIKPIFLAEYKTKKNLLGYRKNVFNFYSAVGTDVVWSFPFCMDDFECDVQTTTGSEFQQYWPLKSNEVGQELQFYLRAFHSVYLIFVPTPTVNYPNTKFIIQRSNQMSRITVSFKEDSSVIIKELPLPDMLDYWNWREFSITFFADTMQFYWTKSVGTNMIFEIKHELFRSMRWFSPSSDTIAHWTFFCMPPPVSNPPPALPPECALNKEEEDYKGTQDVTYSGMPCLPWSARKLPPSEIEHFPNNTALTSWNYCRDPSGDKKGTYCYTFAPDKNVEKNYCRLRKCKSEECRMAGTGNDYVGTLSVTRSNRTCDFWFDNATVHNIEQKYLNESLYADKSVNDIQNHCRNPARDMAGSWCYTTDAAVPKDLCNVRDCDRPEENIIIVTKALHGRKVYILPQWKITGLEFGLKQWNPDLSDGIQFDFFPMKEDKKIQLILGAKQNEKILFHYNNELKKEKTFLHLISPGKWTDFWMVMRKGEISLGFKGVPNSFFEYVSEEVFDPMFLSFSTLEGNPIGFFLKSDQCQTENVSINSFTKTMPVGLWSPKERPVHRNFSLLVRGEGLVTIPLMSLPNTVDSHMLQLDSSNNEIMLSYVGEILQTKKSKDTLFTAHNWTAFVFSFSENHLNISKENETIFAYHSDKPLLFYWFSLGMERGSVIWSANCDPLDIDGPPRDGGWSAWSPWHCTVKCGGGEGFRTRTCSNPTPNIMGKLCPGSHKSTGICNDFVCGDVSPNTLDKIIANLQTHQFSFVVNEGRSVVLENDHDMLKIIATESPDAYHEWTLNGIFLREEENRIVFTEDNLVIRNVDIGDSGVYVCMLYRINKKKVVLRVISLAVVSEDYSITTRATRSLVLPCKSVVLGYIYSDLSLKLYLNGEVYKDFGTTMLAAVNSEDFDNLNESHTGDWKCVVEQKDLKLSWVTNYVRIEVKKTPNFYTNLMEDDFSRPFFGWLETEDNVFYALIFIVAFVLLMVALFLFVYFKYCTIQSRWQ